The Bacilli bacterium genome contains the following window.
TGTACACTTGCATGCCCGGACTGATTGTCATGGAAATATCGTAGATCGTCACGACCAGTTAACCCCGCTTTCGTCTTGTCCGTTGACGGGCCACCATTTAAACCCGTCTTTGGCCAGTAGTTCGTTTGCTTTATCCGGCCCCCAGGAGCCGGCAGGATAAAATTGCAATTCGCCCTGGTTTTCTTGCCACGCTTTGGCGATCGGATCGACAAATTCCCAGGCGTGCGAAACTTCGTCCCAACGCGTAAAGTACGTCGAATCGCCGCGCACGGCATCGAACAGCAACCGCTCATACGCTTCGGGAGTGTTGTAGCCAACCTGGCAGCTTTGGCAAAAATCCATTGCCATCGGGGTGATCGCCCATTCCGAGCCCGGTTGTTTGGCGTTAAAACGAACATAGATGCCTTCCATCGGGTGCACGCGAAACACGAGCAAATTCGGCTCCAGTTTTGTTTTCTGCGCAAAATAAATGTTTTTCGGAACGTTTTTGAATTCGACAACCACTTCCGTCGTCTTGACCGGCATCCGCTTGCCTGTGCGCACATAAAACGGCACGCCGGACCAGCGGAAATTGTCCACAAACACTTTGGCGGCAAAAAACGTCTCCGTCCCCGATTGCGGGTTTACGGAATCTTCGCCGCGGTACCCGGGAACCGGCTTCCCGTTCATGACGCCTTCCTGATATTGCCCGCGCACAACATTTTCCGCCACATCCGCCGGTGACGAATAGATCCGCAGCGAGCGCAGCACTTTCACTTTCTCGTCGCGGATATCCTCCGGATTCATTCGGCTCGGCGGTTCCATCGCGATCATGGCGATCATCTGCATAATGTGGTTTTGCGCCATGTCCCGCAGGGCGCCGGATTTGTCGTAATATCCGCCCCGCTCTTCCACGCCGACCGTTTCGCTTAAAGTGATCTGCACATTGGCGATATACTTGTTATTCCACAGCGGTTCGAAAAAGGCGTTGGAAAACCGGACGACTTCCAGGTTTTGCACCATTTCTTTACCCAGATAATGGTCGATCCGATAAATTTGCGACTCGTCAAACACTTCCCGAATGCTTTCGTTCAACCGTTTGGCGGAAGCAAGATCGTAACCGAACGGTTTTTCAATCACCACCCGGTGCCAGCCGCCGCTTTGCAGCAAACCGCCCTCGCGCAGATTCAAGGCCACCTGGCCGAACAATTCCGGAGCCAACGCGAGATAAAACAGCCGGTTCCCGGTTATGCCGAATTTTTCTTCCAATTGCGCGGTGCGGCGGTTCAGTTCGTGAAAGCCTTCCTGGTTGCCGCTGTCCAACGACATATAATGAAAATGCTCCGCAAATTTGTCCCATTGCGCTTTATCGTTCAATTTATGGCGGCCAAATTCGCCGATCGACTGATATACATCATCGCGGAATTGCTCGTTCGTTTTGCTGCGGCGCGCAAGCCCGATCACGACAAAACGATCGTTTAGCTTGCCGTCGCGGTATAAACTGTAGATTGCCGGAAAAAGCTTTCTTCTAGCCAAATCGCCGGTAGCGCCGAAGATGAAAAATGTAACCCCTTCTTGCGGATTGATCCTATCCATTTATTTTTCCTTTCCCGAATTTATCGATTCGTACCGTATTATGTATGTTTATTCATCGGTCTCTCAAGACAACAGTTTACCACAACTGTCCCATACAATTCCATTCATTCCCGCGAAAAAGAAGCCAACTCCGCTGTCGGCTTCTTTTTCATTCACAAGATCTGGCAAATTGTTGTGTTGGCGCCTAACGGCCTGCATGTTTGGCGACCGCTTCCCTGCTTTTTTCCAGATAAAACCGCGACTTTTCGTAATCCAGACTGGCAACGCCCAAATACAGGATATCGATTACGTTCAACTGTGTGATTCTTGACGACATGGCGCCGCTGCGAATTTCATTCTCGGTGGAGGAGATGAACAGGGGGAAATCCGCAT
Protein-coding sequences here:
- the zwf gene encoding glucose-6-phosphate dehydrogenase, coding for MDRINPQEGVTFFIFGATGDLARRKLFPAIYSLYRDGKLNDRFVVIGLARRSKTNEQFRDDVYQSIGEFGRHKLNDKAQWDKFAEHFHYMSLDSGNQEGFHELNRRTAQLEEKFGITGNRLFYLALAPELFGQVALNLREGGLLQSGGWHRVVIEKPFGYDLASAKRLNESIREVFDESQIYRIDHYLGKEMVQNLEVVRFSNAFFEPLWNNKYIANVQITLSETVGVEERGGYYDKSGALRDMAQNHIMQMIAMIAMEPPSRMNPEDIRDEKVKVLRSLRIYSSPADVAENVVRGQYQEGVMNGKPVPGYRGEDSVNPQSGTETFFAAKVFVDNFRWSGVPFYVRTGKRMPVKTTEVVVEFKNVPKNIYFAQKTKLEPNLLVFRVHPMEGIYVRFNAKQPGSEWAITPMAMDFCQSCQVGYNTPEAYERLLFDAVRGDSTYFTRWDEVSHAWEFVDPIAKAWQENQGELQFYPAGSWGPDKANELLAKDGFKWWPVNGQDESGVNWS